The following coding sequences lie in one Porphyromonas asaccharolytica DSM 20707 genomic window:
- a CDS encoding leucine-rich repeat domain-containing protein has product MIKKLLITAGLIMATSGLSLQVSAQTVNLSNQGNGGVKETSYSSRYELKTGHQLKSQDVKAADTRPIYSTKEGFFVRFVKEEDNTIEIAPAQSADDRLKEGVYYKNVVIPETLNVKKGNDMVPCTVVAVGQAAFAFNEVYTVQYPATCKELKDRVFRLATLKEGIIPDQIEKIGDNVFQDCKAITKIEIGKGLKSMGETPFKNCQNLATITVAPENTILTVQDNILYSKDMTKLYLCPSELRTAKVVLPNTVKEIEDYAFLSCIYIKELILNEGLERIGDEALFNCSWLTELTIPASVQEIGYRALTLLQECEKIQVAEGNKTFEAKSDGVNEGKLLINKTKNSLVTCLYKGTKDVTVPEGIKIIEPYAFLSCRWTAAVKLPSSVDSIGQTAFSDMRISEIEIPEKVRVIPKYSISDCKKLTKITLGKNVTLVEDQAFAGNDLLETKGGTLQILAVTPPAVGKDNDGKVYDMGKDFYKKVTLEVPAEAREAYQNDRNWKKFRKIYPVGNELVQPVSPLQISVAGGLLSIVAPEVAPIAIYTLDGQVVYTTSALETQIALPTGLYLVTYGSETTKVLVD; this is encoded by the coding sequence ATGATCAAAAAACTACTAATTACCGCAGGGCTAATTATGGCAACGAGTGGACTCTCGCTACAAGTATCAGCCCAAACAGTAAATCTCTCCAATCAAGGAAATGGGGGAGTAAAAGAGACCTCCTACAGCTCTCGTTACGAGCTCAAGACAGGTCATCAACTCAAGTCGCAAGATGTCAAGGCGGCAGACACGCGTCCCATCTACTCGACCAAGGAGGGCTTTTTCGTCCGCTTTGTCAAGGAAGAGGACAACACCATCGAGATAGCGCCAGCGCAGAGTGCGGACGATCGTCTTAAGGAGGGTGTTTACTACAAGAATGTCGTAATCCCTGAGACTCTCAATGTCAAGAAGGGTAACGATATGGTTCCCTGCACAGTCGTAGCTGTGGGACAGGCTGCCTTTGCATTCAATGAGGTCTACACGGTGCAGTATCCTGCGACCTGCAAGGAGCTTAAGGATAGAGTCTTCCGTCTAGCTACCCTCAAGGAGGGCATCATCCCAGACCAGATTGAGAAGATCGGGGACAATGTATTCCAAGATTGTAAGGCCATTACCAAAATAGAGATCGGTAAGGGGCTTAAGAGTATGGGTGAAACGCCCTTTAAGAACTGCCAAAACCTTGCAACCATTACAGTTGCTCCCGAAAATACAATCCTAACTGTACAAGACAACATCCTATATAGTAAGGATATGACGAAGCTCTACCTCTGCCCTTCTGAGCTTAGAACGGCTAAGGTGGTGCTACCTAATACGGTGAAGGAAATAGAGGACTATGCCTTCCTAAGCTGTATCTATATTAAGGAGCTAATCCTCAACGAGGGCTTGGAGCGGATAGGCGATGAAGCCCTTTTTAACTGCTCATGGCTCACAGAACTGACGATACCTGCTTCCGTACAGGAGATCGGCTATAGGGCACTCACACTGCTCCAAGAGTGTGAGAAGATCCAGGTCGCAGAGGGCAATAAGACCTTTGAGGCTAAGTCCGACGGCGTCAATGAGGGTAAGCTACTGATCAATAAGACCAAGAATTCGCTTGTTACCTGCCTCTACAAGGGGACTAAAGATGTTACCGTCCCAGAGGGAATTAAGATAATTGAGCCATATGCCTTCCTATCTTGTCGCTGGACCGCTGCGGTTAAGCTCCCCTCATCTGTCGACAGTATAGGACAGACAGCTTTTTCGGATATGAGAATCTCTGAGATCGAGATCCCCGAAAAGGTTCGGGTGATCCCTAAGTACAGCATCAGTGACTGTAAGAAGCTTACGAAGATCACTCTTGGTAAGAACGTCACGCTGGTCGAGGATCAAGCATTTGCTGGCAATGACTTGCTGGAGACAAAGGGTGGCACGCTACAGATACTAGCTGTCACACCTCCAGCCGTGGGCAAGGACAACGATGGTAAAGTCTACGACATGGGCAAAGACTTTTACAAAAAAGTCACGCTAGAGGTCCCTGCAGAGGCTAGAGAAGCCTATCAGAATGATAGAAACTGGAAGAAGTTCCGCAAGATCTATCCAGTAGGTAATGAGCTAGTCCAGCCAGTGTCGCCACTACAGATTAGCGTAGCAGGAGGTCTCCTCTCGATCGTGGCGCCTGAGGTAGCTCCTATAGCCATCTACACACTCGATGGTCAGGTCGTCTACACGACTTCTGCGCTAGAGACACAGATCGCACTTCCTACAGGTCTCTATCTAGTAACCTACGGCTCTGAAACCACAAAGGTCCTCGTAGACTAA